Sequence from the Phragmites australis chromosome 6, lpPhrAust1.1, whole genome shotgun sequence genome:
CTCATCGCTGCCCgcgccgtcgtcctcctccgactGGAATTCCCCCGCGCCGTGGTCCACGGGACCCATCGCGCAGTCATGGAACTGGTCGTCGCCGCCAGGGAAGTACGACTCCACGCTGCTGtccacggcggcggcgatccGGCAGCCGGCGCTGGGCAGCGCGTCCGCGTCAACCACCGCGCTCCCGCTGCCCGTGCTCACCCTGTCCTCGGACTTCACCTGCTGCACCTCGagcgctgccgctgccgccggctgCTCGGCGTCTCCGTCGACGGCAAACGAAACCTTCACGTCCGCCAGCAAGTCCGTGGCGCCGGCGCTGCCCTCCGCCGCTTCCCTCTCTTGCAGCTTCTCGGTCAACGACACCACCTTAATTTTCACAACAGCACAGATCGCCAACTCATCCATCAGCGACGTCGGAGGCCATGGAAGCTAGCTAGCAGGCACGGAGCCCCTTAAGActgagaggaggtggtggtcgTCGTCGTTAGTGGTTACCTGTGAATGGAGGCGGTGGTTGTCCTGGAGGAGGACGTCGTGGTCGGCGCGGAGGACGTCGAAGGATGCCTTGAGGCGGTCGAAGTCGCGCTCGAGCTGCTTGGTTTTCCACCGGGCGCgccggttctggaaccagacggCGACCTGGCGCGGCTGCAGCCCCAGCTTCCGCGCCAGCTCCGTCTTGCGCTCCGGCTCCAGCTTGTTCtcctcctcgaagctccgctCCAGCAGATGCACCTGCACGTGCGCGCATGCAAGCGTCATGACATGTCATGGCATGCATCTACGTGTTGACTAGCTAGGTGGCCGGAGCGGTCGAGTCTCGAGTGATTACCTGCTCCGGGGTGAGGCGGCGCTTCTTCTCCGGAAGCTGCTCGTCGTAGTACTCCTCCTCGAGGAGCTCGTCGGGGGAGGTGAAGAAGGGCCGCTTTACGCCGCGCCCTTCTTCCAGACCGAACACCGGTCTCCCGCCTTCATCACTCCCACATCGCAACCGCAATCAGTACACGAATCCAAGATCGAAGCAGCGCCAAGAATTATTCATCAAAGAAATTTAGATGAGACTAATACCTCGATGGAACAAGCCGCTGTCGGGGCCGCCCACGCTGCAGTCCAGGAAGAGCATCTGCCCGGCGCCGGAGCCCGTCGGGTTGAAGATGAGCCGACCAGACTCCATGGATCAAGATCGAACCTTGGAGATTATTTGCCTTAATTACTTCTTGGGGGGAGGAAATTAACTATACGTGCGTCGACGTATGTACAGGAGCTAGCTGCCGACGACGGTGGCGGGGGATCGAAGGACTTATaagaagcaggaggaggaggcgaggatTTCGGCGATCTTGTGGCGGAAGAAACTGGTGCTCCACAGAAGCCTGGTCGGAGTCTTCATCGGCATCAGCGAAAACCCCTTCATGCACGCCCCAAACCCAAGCCCCCGTGGGATCTCCTCAGCCGCGCGCGGAGGAGACCGACCACTCGCCGGAGACAGTACGCGCGCAGCAGCCTCTCGCCGCCCGGAGAAGAAGCGGGACAATTCAGCTACGCTACGGCTGCGGGCGGGAGGAGGTTTGGTGGGACGGAATAGCAAAAAGGAAATctttttttgcttgttttttATTCTGTTTCTATCGATGAGGAAAAGACTTTAATTGTcgataatatttttttccttgtggAGGGCTCTGGATTCTGGAACTAAAGTTTGAAGAAATGGAGAGGGGCCTTCTTATAGGCTCCGGGAAGGTTGAGATGACGCTTTTGCCCCTCGGTGGCAGCGGTGGGTGGCCGGCGCAGGAGACGAACAGAGTTAGGGGTAGGCCGTTAGGAGAGGATCTGATCTGATCGCATCTGTTGCGCGGAAAGGTGAAAAATGCTAGTCCTCTGATCATAAGcacatattattttaaataaaatatagttttaatatataactttgactattagtttctattaaaatatattataaaatatattgtaTTTGTGATACGACAAATTATACACATGacgttttcaaactaaatattttaaaaactattattaattaaaattttaaaattttaactaaatcttttataaaataatatatatttatgataaGAGGGAGTAACTACCTGAAGACTCAAATGGCTGGACAAGACTCGCTCAGGATCTTCTGTCAACGGAGCCATTGACGCCGTCTGAGATTTCTTTTTCTGTGCTGAGGTCGTCACTCTGAGTTTAATAGTTGGGAATTAAACTCTACTTTCAGCCCAAGCTAGACAGTAGCATAATATATTTCAGCCCAAACTCTGAGTTTAATAGCGTGGCTACCATtgctataatattttattaatataatatttaattaattgtattttatatagactctttatttatatttgatttttttcaagactatatttgatatgtatccttcttttttctattataaccATAATTTTAagtattaattattttattttatttggactttttatttagatattttgcttcccaaactgTATAGAAATCAATCTActgttttttataattttaattttgattttagctatttattaatcgtattttaTATGTATTCTTTGGTTTAGTCTAGATTGTTAGATGTTTAAAATATTGAatgatctaaatcttttttttagattaatgtagtaattttataaaattaagaGCGAATATAGTAGCTCTTTTAATACTcgaataataatataatagactAGATAGTAGTATAATATTTTTCGTGGGGCTTATTCATACGTCAAGTTCCGTTGCtgatttttactttttttagtCCCTCTGTTTACGAAAGAATATGATTTGGACAGACATAGTTCCGAACACACAGACAAGAGCGATTGTTCTTTAAACCGAGTGAGTATTACTCCTAACTTTGTAATTGCTAAACCACGAGTGTCCAATGAAAACCACGTCAACAGCTATAGGAAACTAACACCAATACGAAACGGTTATTGTTCGTAGAATAGACGTATTCACTAACTACTATCATGCAGAAAGGGAACATTTGGTAAATCACGCAAGGCGTGTTGAACTATTGATACCTTATggatttaatcatgtttatgaggTTTCTGAGTAACTTTCTAGAATAAAACGATAGGAACTCTGCTGTACCAATCAATTAAGCAAGGAGTTTTTTAAGTAACTCTTATGATAGCTAAGTTGTTCCCATGACATAGTTGCATGGTCAACATTTGTTAAGAAAAACAAAGTTCTTGCAGATAACAAGAAGACCGTCTCCAATAATCCAGGTCAGAGTGCTAATGGTGGGTCTCCACGTAATATGTTGCTTGTTTAGCCAACCAGCCGCAGTGGATTCGTTGTTGTAGTAGTTAGAGTTTTTGGTTTAGCCTTGTTGTCTCGGCCGGCCTTTGCTCTTCCGTGGTgttgtatatcttttcttttcttgttgccGCGGTTTATAATTTTAGGCTTTTTTTTGTCTTACTCTTATTCTAATATAATTGTCTATTTTGTGGCTTAAAAAAAACAATTCATAGCAGCTAGCTATTGTCTTCAGTCTGAAATAAGTATCATTTTGACATTAATACAGTCCTCAAAATACAactttaactactattttttattataatattttgttaaaacataataaaaatatactattaagaaaatatttttctagatAAATCTACCCATGTCATtttcaagtatccaaactcaatacataaaaaataatttatatctaAAGTTTAAAATAGTTAATTACATTTAAcctaaaataacacttattttGAACAGGGAGTATAAGATGCTAGTATCATATATTTTGTCTATACAAAGAAGAGTTAATacgaaaagaaataaaaaatggcTACTAATGTGTAGTCAGTCTACAGTGCATTCCAAGGTACATTTAGATTTGTAGTATCTAATACATACAGACCTACATTAAATTATAAAGAAACGATATAGCTAGCATTATTAAGGATTGCATATTATGTTACCTGTAGATGATATAGACAACTTTTATAGTTAATGATTGGTAATATTATTGGGGACTCTATAAGGAGTAGACTGAGAAAATGGAGTAATAACAGTCAGAACTCCGGATTGCACGTAAATGTCAATTACAATATGTAGCGTAGCAAAATCTCTTCCACATCCCAAATCGAACTACACACTCATCATCACCTTTATGGGCTTATGGCTCTCTATGAGTAAACTTTCgcatattttttgcaaaagaaaGAGTAAATTTTACAGGCCCATCAATACTTACTTAGAACAAACAATCATAAACACACTAACTTTTGTTTATTTTATAGATCTATCAATACTTGAGACGGTTGTCTTATAACCCACCACTTCTCCTCTCCTTCTGTTTCCCATTCACCCGACTCTACATATCAGCGACTCACCAATGTGACCAAATCACGTTAAAGATGTTGGCGTGATATGTAGGGCTAGGTGAACGGGAAACTGGAGGAGAGAAAAAGTGGTGGATTTGTGAGATGACTACTCTAAGTATTGGTGTGGctataaaataggcataaaagTTAATGAGTTTATGATAGTTTGTCCTAAGTATTAATAGGTATGTGAAATTTTCTCTAAAAGAAAAGAGTGAGAATTTCATTCATGGATGAAGCGAAAATGCCAATATATATAATGTGACTAACATACGTGGTCACGTTAATGCATATGATGTGTCTAAGTCACGCTAAAAATGTTAGCATGACATGAGGGGTCAGGTGAACAGGAAACAGAAAAGGAGTAGAAGTGATAGATTTATGAGACGAGTACCCTAAGTATTAATGGGTATATGAAATATATATTAAAGTTAGTGAATTTATGATAAGTTTATCTTAAGTATCAGTAGCACTGTGAAATTTACTCCAAATGAAAAGGGGAAAAACTCTACTGATAGATGCAGCGAATCCTTGCTAGATCCAAGGCGAGCTAAGGACAGAAACCGCATAACCAATTGGTGATCAGTCCATGCCGTCCTGTCGAGTAACTGTCCGGTGATAGGGAATCCGAACTTTATCCAACAGGAGTCCATGGCGAGTCTGGACTCTGGAGGGGCCTTGCCACTTTCAATATCTTGTTTTTAGATGATATCTACGGTGAGGGAGAGtaaaaaattgtttttaaaaaacaaatttataaTGCATACATATATCATTAGCTTCTTAAAAAATTCTATTATCTCATAATCACCTTAGAGTTACTCTTCACATCTTTAAATTATTTATCATATCatctttttatttagatatatatttaatcaatgtaaaaaaaattagcatcgGGAGAGGGCTTACATCCGATTGCATTGACAGCCAAAATGGCCCCCGCTTCGCCCAAGTCCAAATGCCACCTTCGCTTTTATTATATTGTCGTATTTCTATCGCTACGTGTGCCCATGTGGCAGGAGTGGACGGAAAGAAATTTTATAAAGCCAGATTTTGAGAAAGATCCCCTCTCACAGCGTGACATGTATCATCTCTTCTATCTTTTTTGCATGTGTaactattaaataaaaaaaaatagattagaTCTTATAAGGATCTTTCTCAAccagatcttataaaattttgtaCCCGTTTTATAGTCCCAATGTGGTAGGGCGCTTGAGCTGGTTGTCCATGTGGTAGGCTATTGACCATAATTTGCACAAGATTCCATTAAGACCAAGTCTCGTCCAGGCGTCCAGCGCATGCTCATGGGTTTTTGTGCATGCTATCATCCCATGTGGTGTAGAAACTTAGTTGTATGCTTGTATTTCTGAATTTGTttcctcattctttttctaaAATGTGGCGATGCTAGCTCTGTGGGGAAAACAGCTGTGGCCCGTTGCAAAGCTATATTGAGCCAATGTGGTACACATGCACCgagctagaattttttttagcactAAGTAGTTTATTTTGATCacataaaacaattaaaatttATAATGTTGCTTTAAAATTATACATGTATGCACCACATCAATTTCCTTCTAGATTCGACCCTGATTGTGTCTGCGGCAATGAGTATTCTAGTTGAAATGCTGATGCAATTGCGTTGTTCAATAACTCTAGCGTGGTAACTTTTTAGAGTGCTAAAACAAACACATTTATTATATTCATGTGAATCATATGTAAGTAATAAAGCAGAAATTAAATTACCTGCTACAAAGATGAGAGAGTCCGAGTAAAAATATGTGCCAAATGTGTGATGACATCGGAGCATCTCCGTGTAAAGTTTGACACAACGACACTTGACTTTTCTATACGGCCATGTTAATTTTATGCGGCGGTGCCAATAGATAAATTTGGAGTATCAGTCAATTAGCAACTGCTAATGGCGCCATCATCCTTCGTGGCGGGCGTTTAGACAAAGCACTACGCCACAATAGCGATCTGCCCGCCCCCTTTCACACAGGGGTCGATAACTAAACTAAACAGGGGCGCTAGCTCACTGCCTATACTACGTAAAATAAACACGGATAGTAATATgatttattatttatgataaAAATGACATGTCATATTTATGATTCGTTACTAATGGTAACTCATCAGTAACGGATTATATTAGTGAATAAATTATGACGGATGAAAACTTGACCTGTATAACTCATCAATGATAAGTTATTATagatcaatcattagtgatgggtcaagttttaACTCGTTGCCAATAATAAGCTCATCAATGACGGGTCTCTTATACCAGTCATTAATAACAAGTCAAGTTATAATACATCATTAAtaacaatatttacaaaaacTTTGCTCAATTTTGATAGTAGAATAGTTATGTCAcgtcacttatatgttctaTAGTTCTATACGATATAACTTGATATAATACTAGTCTACTACCGTACTAATACCAAAATAACACAAATGCCACAAACTCCAAGTATCAAGTTAGAAGATccatatttcaaattgaaagtgtattaaaaaaaacaagtcAAAATATTTGATCTTCAATTTAACGTGTATTCAgttttaaatcaaaaaatatttaatgaGCAGCTTTGAAAGTGCTTCAAATTCTCTAGAAGAAATAAATCTCGAGTTAAAAGTGTTACTTCTTCATTGGATTTGTTTTTCATATCTTGCTTGAAGTGAAATGTTTTAAATTCaaagtgaaatattttttatttttattttatttttctcttttttttttacttcagcggcattagaataggaactattgtatatttatacTCAAATTTGATATAAGGGGTGATGGTTATAGACACAAACGTGTGTTTAAAAACAGTGCAAAAACTTCAGGGGTGCTAGAACTTAATCTTCCAGGCCGTTTTTTGCCTTAAAAAATTTATCGAACCTGACAAAGTAAAGGataaacagatgtaacttttttctgtagatgtttgtagagtcaaaaaacgtCAAATTCGGAGTCTATACACAAAAGCtatacccgttttaccgaaGACACTCTGGATCAACTGGTTTATATGTCTATTGTACAATGAACATTAGCGACAGGTCATAagtgtgacccgtcacttatactTGATTATGACCTTCGGTAAAAAGGCTAAAAGGATATTTATCCGGCTCCCTTCAAAACGCACGTGAGAGTGAGGTGGTAAGGCTGCTATGCTCACGAGGTTaggtcgcgagttcgattcccacggaaTTAAAAGTAAACAGTGTGAACAATTACATGAAACACATTGCGAGTGGTGATGGTACTTAAGTTGGGTTAGCttggttgaaaaaaatatttttttgactttttttctcATCCAAAAAGTGTAAAAACCGTtcattagtcataagtgacaggttacagttacgatccgtcacttttAGTGACAACACAAGTTTTAATCTCTCATCAATGGCCTAAttacttatgactagtcatcagtaacGTGTTCGGGATGATAGATACAGAACTCGTCACTCATagcggttatcacccgtcacttatgttatgatttttttttacgtagtgCTCAGGAGAATTCTATTGTTGTGGTGTTTCAAAAATTAATCTAGTTGATGAAAATGACTGTCTCTCCACTTACCGTATGCAACTATGTTTTACATTATGTAATGTAAGTGTAGTTACAATAGGGAGATAGGGAACGATACGAAAAATATCATCTTTGAACAAAAACCAGAGTTAAGATTTGCCCTTTGATCTAATGTGAAAGTGTCTTCCACTCCTCCCTAATAGTCTTGTTTAACCTGATTGCCAGTTTATCTAGTTGGAATGTATTTTGATTATTTTACTAAGCAAGCTTCAAAATGGCCACCTCTAGATCATCCAATTCATGTATGATGTGGTATTGCCCCTCTAATTTGTAGTTCAAGCTCTGCCACTGCTTTGGAACCTTTTTCATGGTTCACTACAAATTATATGGCCAGTTTGAAACATGGGAAGTTTGTATTCTATGGATGGTTTGCAACACGGGAAATTCGTAAAGATTCACGTGATATTTGTATTGGTTCCAGTGAACTTTTGCAGTTCCACACAGATTCATGTGCTATTCGTAAAGATTCATGTGCTATTTGTATTCTGGTCCCTAAGATCTTTTCCCATTGACTACTCTCAAGTCTCAGTCCTACAATTTTCTACTTTCTCCTGTCATAAATAAGATAGCATgcaattaatatttttaaattttagctacaaattgctctttatgtaatgAGTTTAGATATTCGAAAATGATATGTATTGAGTTTAGATATTCGAAAATGATATGTATTGAGTttagatatttgaaaatgatattgATACATAATGGTATAGATTAATTTGTTATATTCTTACAAATATTACCCTAAAAGGTACTTaaaaaagtagtagtcaaaaAAGTGTTTTGGGAACCATGTGGAATCTATTAATGTCCAATTAAAACAAGAAGACAGTAGTAAAAAAGAATCTGTGTCAGTGTCACCAAGACAAGCAAAGTAAAACCAACTGCCAGCTAGACACACCCACCAACTATGTTTTGTACACCTTGCTCGCCCTCGCACGCGCACGCGGGGGGCAGCGCCCTAATCTGGCACGCGGAGATGCTGGTCCCGCGGGCAGGGCAGGACGAGTGAGTCAGAGCATCCcatcatatttcttttattttattttcttctcaattcctctttttatttttatttttttatttttaacagcTTATTTTCGAAAATATTtataaagagaaagaagaaaaaatcgtATACTAAACAGAATACTCTTAGAAATTGTTTCGTGACAGAAAAAAACGTTAAGAGtacttaaaaaacaaaaaattcgcGAAGGAAATGGGTTGAGATGCTCTCACCCCTCACCCGTCACGGGCGGCTTGCCCTGCATGCACCACGTATGCCCGCGCGGGCCCCGCCACCCGTCGTGGTAGCACATGGCCCGCGCCCACCTGATCCTCTGCGCACCCGCTTCCGCTGGTTGCTGTTACTAAACAAAAGAAGATTTCCCTGTCTCTGAAACCGGTGGATTACAAATAAAGAGATAGTACTAGCATGTATATCATGGGACGTCCCCATCACGAAAGGTTATTATGCCGAAGGAAATATTAGCGTGCAAGAAAACACCAGCACAGGTAGAAGCGTATCAAGATTATACTAGCCTCGGAACGAATCAAAATCTCACATCAAAAGCGTTTGTTCCGAATTTTGTCACGTCTAGCACCCAGAACATATCTCCTCTTTGAGTTCATCGGTGCGACCGAGAGATAAGCTAGGTATCTTTGTTTCACTAACACGTGACACCTCCATGTCAGAATCTTATTTAAGATGTGGCTAACAATTGCTCGTCAGGCCTTAAGCAAGGTTTGTAAAATAATGAATCTATGACAGGTAAatctagagtttagaaaagTTATGGCGTGCCAAAATTACGACAATAAACTAAATCGTTGTAACAAAAAATCTagcaaattttttaaaaatacggTAGCTAACCAAATACTCCCTTGCTCTTGCCATGAAGCGCCAATTCCGTAGCCATCCCGTGTGGCCTGTGCGGGAGGCAGGTCAGCTGCCTAGCACTGCCGAATAAAT
This genomic interval carries:
- the LOC133921319 gene encoding homeobox-leucine zipper protein HOX16-like, translating into MESGRLIFNPTGSGAGQMLFLDCSVGGPDSGLFHRGGRPVFGLEEGRGVKRPFFTSPDELLEEEYYDEQLPEKKRRLTPEQVHLLERSFEEENKLEPERKTELARKLGLQPRQVAVWFQNRRARWKTKQLERDFDRLKASFDVLRADHDVLLQDNHRLHSQVVSLTEKLQEREAAEGSAGATDLLADVKVSFAVDGDAEQPAAAAALEVQQVKSEDRVSTGSGSAVVDADALPSAGCRIAAAVDSSVESYFPGGDDQFHDCAMGPVDHGAGEFQSEEDDGAGSDEGCSYYADDTAAAAFFAGHAHHHADDDEDNGQISWWMWN